Below is a window of Candidatus Annandia pinicola DNA.
TGGTCAAATGTCATGCAATCCATCTATTGGAGGAATAGGAAAAAGTCATTTAGTAAAAGAAATAGATTCTCTTGGAGGTTTAATGGCAAAAGCAATAGATTATTCAGGAATTCAATTTAAAATTTTAAATTATAGTAAAGGACCTGCAGTAAGATCGACAAGAGCTCAGGCAGATAGAAACTTATATAAAAAAATTATATTTAATACATTAAAAAAAAAAAAATATATTACTATTTTAGAATCAGAAGTAACTAAATTAATAATAAAAAAATATAATATTATATCTGGAATAGAAACTAAAAATTATTTAAAATTTTATTCAAATAGTATTATATTAACTGTTGGAACATTTTTAAGTGGTAAAATTCACATAGGTTTTAATAAATATAATGGTGGTAGAGAAAATGAATTACCTTCTAATTTATTATCTAAAAATTTAAATTATTTACCTTTTAGAGTTAGTAGATTAAAAACTGGAACACCTCCAAGAATTGATAAAAATACAATAAATTTTAAAATATTAAAAAAACAATATAGTGATATTCCTATACCTAAATTTTCATTTATGGGAAAATTATATAAAAATTTACCTCAAATGCCTTGTTATATAACTAACACTAATAAAAATACTCATGAAATTATACAAAATTCTTTAATTAATAGTCCTTTATATAATGGTTTAATTAAGGGATTAGGTCCTAGATATTGTCCTTCTATTGAAGATAAAATAATTCGTTTTCCCAATCGTGATAAACATCAAATATTTTTAGAACCAGAAGGTTTATTTAGCAATGAAATATATCCTAATGGTATATCTACTAGTTTACCAATTAATATTCAAAAAAAATTTATAAATTCAATTAATGGTTTAGAATCAGCTAAAATTACTAGACCTGGTTATGCAATAGAATACAATTTTTTTGATCCTAGAGATTTATTACTTACTTTAGAAAGTAAACACATAAAAGGTTTATTTTTAGCTGGTCAAATAAATGGTACTACTGGATATGAAGAAGCAGCAGCTCAAGGTTTATTAGCAGGTATAAATGCATCATTATTAAATATGAACAAAGAACCATGGTATCCTAAAAAATATTATTCTTATATAGGAGTATTAATAGATGATTTATGTAATTTAGGAACTAAAGAACCTTATAGAATGTTTACATCTAGAGCTGAAAGTAGATTATATTTAAGAGAAGATAATTCTGATTTAAGACTTACAGAAATTGGATATAAATTAGGATTAATATCAAAAATTCATTGGAAATTATTTAATCAAAAAAAAAATTATATTTATAAAATAAATAATTATATTAATAATAATTTTGTTTTTTTTAAAAATATTAATATTAAAAATAGAATTTATAAAAAAAAATATTATATAAAAGAATTATTAAAAAGACCAAATTTTAATTATAAAAAAATTATTAAATATACTAATTTTTATTTAAAATTTTTTAATTCAGAAATATTAGATCAAATAGAAATACAAATTAAATATAATGGTTATATAAAACTTAAAGATATTAAAATAATTAATAAAAAAAATAATAATAAATATACTATATTACCTAAAAATGTAAAATATAATAAAATAAAAGGATTATCAGTAGAATTAATTAAAAAATTAAAAAAATATAATCCTAAATTAATAGAACAAATTAAAACTATTTCTGGTATTACTCCATCAGCAGTTAAAGCTATTTTGATATATTTAAAAAAAAAATATAAAATTTAAATCATTATAAATTTGCATTTTTTATAATTATAGTGTATAATTTATTTTAAAAAAGTAATATAATAAACAATAATATTTATTAAAATTGTAATTTAATATTGATTTTAAAATAAAATATTAAAATATAAAATAATATATTAATTTATAATTATAATAAAAAAAAATGAAAGAAAATAAAAACATTAATAATTATATAGAACATCATTTAAATCACTTACAATTAGATTTACATAATTTAAAATTAGTAAATTATAATGATAATATAAAACAAAGTTTTTTTTTATTAAATATTGATTCAATATTATTATCATTTATAATAGGTAGTATAATTTTTACTACTTTTTATTATATTGCTTATAATATAAATAATAAAATTCCAAACAAATTACAATCATTAATAGAAATTATAGTTGATTTTATAAATAGTAATGTTAATAATATATTTTTAATTAAAAATAAAATTATAGCACCTTTATCTTTTACAATTTTTACGTGGATTTTTTTTATGAATTTAATGGATTTAATTCCTATTGATTGGATACCTTCATTATTATATAAAATATCAGGATATAATACATTTCATATAGTTCCATCATCTGATATAAATATTTGTATTTCTATGGCATTAAATGTATTTTTTTTAATTATATTTTATAATATAAAAAATAAAGGTGTAATTAAATTTATCAAAGAATTATCTTTTTGCCCTTTTAATCATTATATTTTTATACCTATTAATTTAATATTAGAAATAATTAATTTATTATCTAAACCTATTTCTTTAAGTTTAAGATTATTTGGTAATATGTATTCAAGTGAACTAATATTTATATTAATATCAAGTTTGTTACCATGGTGGATTCAATGGTTATTAAATGTTCCATGGTCTATTTTACATTTAATAATTATACCATTACAAGCTTTTATTTTTATGATTTTAACAATAGTATATTTATCTATGTGCTAAAATTATATTATAATAGTAAACTAATTTAAAATATTATAAAGGAAAAAAATGAATAATACAAATGTATTATATTTAGCGTCTGCTATAATGTTAGGTTTATCTTCTATAGGAGCATCAATAGGTATAAGTATTTTGGGTGGTAAATTTTTAGAAGGGGCAGCTAGACAACCTGATCTTATACCAACTTTAAGAAATCAGTTTTTTATTATTATGGGATTAGTAGATGCAATACCAATGATTTCTGTAGGTTTGGGCTTATATATAATGTTTGCTGTAAACAAATAATATTTTTTTTTAATTTAATTATAAAAATAATTATAAATTAAAGAAAAGGAAATAATATATGGATATAAATAGCACAATTTTAGGACAAACTATATCTTTTATAATATTTGTACTATTTTGTATGAAATATATATGGCCTCCTATAATAAATAAAATTAATAATCATCAAAAAAAAATAATTAATGAATTAAAAAAAATAGAATTATCTAAAAAAAATTTTAAAATAATAAAAAATAAAATGTTACAAAAAATTAAAAAAACAAAAAAAATATCTGATTTAATAATAAAAAATGCTAATAAAAAAAGTAAAAAAATAATAAAAATATCTAAAAAAAAATCTATGGAAGAACATAATAAAATAATTAAAAATGCTTTAATTAAAATAAAATTAGAAATAAAAATTGCAAAAGAAAAATTGAAAAAAGATTTTTCTAACTTAGTAATTATAGGAATAAAAAAAATAACAGAAAAATACTATTACAAAAATAATCATGAAGATTTGTTAAATGATATAATAAAAAAACTATAAATAAAATTAATATGAATATAAAAATAATTAAAATAATTAGAATTTATACAAAAGCTATTTTTGAATTTTCTGTAGAAAATAATAAAATTAATTATTGGTATTATATGTTACATATAACTTCTAAAGTTATATGTAATATTTATAAAAATATAAAATCGTTAAATTATATAAATTTAAAAAAAATATATAAAATAATAGAAAAAACTTTTATTAAAAATAAATTAAATTTTTTTTATATAAATTTTATAAAAATTTTAATAAAAAATGAAAGATTAACATTGATTCCAAAAATATTTAAAGAATTTAAGAAATTAAGATATAAATATTATAAAATTAATAAAATAAAATTAATAACTATAAATAAAGATTATAAAAATAAAATAAAATTAATTAAAAATAAAATTAAAATTAAATATTATAATAAGGTAATATTTAAATATAATTTAAAAAATAATATGATAGCTGGAATTATTATTGTTATTAACAATAAAATTTTAGATTATAGTATTTTAAATAAAATAAATTGTATAGAAAAATGTTTAAAATTTTAAGGAAATAAAATGCAATTTAATTCTAATGAAATTAGTGAATTAATTAAAAAAAAAATATCTGAATTAAAAATTAATGAAGAAAAAAAAAACGAAGGAACTATTATAGCTGTTAATGATGGTATTATTTGGATTAATGGAATAAAAGATGTAATGCAAGGAGAAATGATAGAATTATCTAATAATTTATATGCTATTGCATTAAATTTGGAACAAGATTTTGTAGGTGCTATTGTAATGGGTAAATATATTAATTTAAAAGAAGGTATGAAAGTAAAATGTACTGGTAAAATTTTAGAAATACCAGTTGGAGAACAATTATTAGGTAGAGTAGTTAATACTTTAGGTAAAGAGATTGATGGAAAAGGAATTATAAATAGTAAAAATTTTTCATCAATTGAAAAAATAGCTCCAGGTGTTATTGATAGAGAACCAATTAATACACCATTACAAACTGGTTATAAAATAATCGATTCTATGATACCTATTGGTAGAGGACAAAGGGAACTTATAATAGGAGATAGACAAACTGGAAAAACTACTTTAGCTATTGATACAATAATAAATCAATATAATAAAAAAGTTAAATGTATATATGTTGCTATTGGGCAAAAAGCTTCTACTGTACATAATTTAGTTTCTAAATTAGAAAAATATGGTGCTTTATCTTATACAGTAGTAGTAGTTGCTAGTGCATCAGAATCTGCTTCTATGCAATATTTAGCTCCATATGCAGGTTGTACTATAGGAGAATTTTTTAGAGATAATGGTGAAGATGCTTTAATAGTATATGATGATTTATCTAAACAAGCTATTGCTTATCGTCAAATATCTTTATTATTAAAAAGACCACCTGGTAGAGAAGCTTTTCCAGGAGATATATTTTATTTACATGCACGTTTATTAGAAAGATCTGCTCGTGTAAATTCTAATTATATAGAACGTATTACAAAAGGTAAAATAAAAAATAAAACTGGTTCTTTAACATCATTACCAATAATAGAAACCCAGTCTGGAGATGTTTCCGCTTTTGTACCAACTAATGTTATATCAATTACAGATGGACAAATATTTTTAGAAACAAATTTATTTAATTCTGGAATTCGTCCTGCTATTAATCCTGGAATATCAGTCTCTCGTGTAGGTAGCGCAGCTCAAACAAAATTAATAAAACATTTATCTAGTGGTATTAAAAATTCTTTAGCTCAATATAATGAATTAGCTGCTTTTTCACAATTTACATCTGATTTAGATGACAAAACTCGTAAAAAATTAGAAAATGGACAAAAAATAACAGAACTATTAAAACAATTACCTCATAAACCTATGTCTGTTGTAAAACAAGCTATTATATTATTTATAATTGATTCTGGATTTATAGATGAAATTAAATTAAACAAAATAAATGAATTTGAATCTAATTTACTAGATTACATAAAATATAATAAAAATAAAATAAATAAATTTAAAGAAGATCCTAATAAATTTATATCTGAATTAAAAAATATTATAAAAGAATATAAGAAGACAAATATGGTAAAATAAATGTCAAATATAAAAAACATTAGAAATAAAATTATTAGTATAGAAAATACTAAAAAAATAACCAAAGTTATGGAAATGATAGCTACTTCTAAAATGTTAAAAACTAAAATTAACATGAAAAATAGTAGCTATTATATTAAAGCTATAAAAAAAGTAATAGAACATCTTTTATTAGGTAATTTAGAATATAAACATAATTATTTTAAAAAAAAAAAAAAAAATAATGTTGGTTTTATAATTATTTCTAGTGATAGAGGTTTATGTGGTAGTTTAAATAATTTATTATTTAGAAAAACATTAAATAAAATAAAATATTTAAAAAAAAAAAATATTAATTCTTATATTTCAATAATAGGTTTAAAAGGAATATCTTTTTTTAAAAATTTAAATTATAAAATTGTTTCACAATGTGATAATTTAAATATTAAACCTAATTTAATAGATTTAATTGGTGTAATTAAATCTATGTTAAATTTATATGATAAAAATAAAATAGAAACATTATATTTATCATATAATAAATTTTATAATACAATGAAACAAAAACCTAAAATTATAAAATTACTTCCAATTAATATTTATTCCGATAATAAAAAAAAAAATAAAAATAGATGGGATTATATATATGAAGGTGATTCTAAATTTTTATTAGATACATTATTAGTTAGATATATTGAATCACAAATATATAATTGTGTTTTAGAAAATATTGTTAGTGAACAATCATCTCGTATGATAGCTATGAAATCAGCTACAGAAAATAGTAATAATTTAATTATGGAATTAAAATTATTATATAATAAAATTAGACAAACAAATATTACAAAAGAATTAAGTGAAATTGTTTCCGGTACATTTATTTATTAGTTTTTTTTATTTAAGAGGAATATTTATATGAAACTTGGTAAAATTATAAGAATAATAGGAGCTATAGTAGATGTAGAATTTAATATAAATTATATACCAAAAATTTATAATGCTCTTCAAGTAAAAAGTAATAAAAATATAATATTAGAAGTACAACAACAATTAGGTGGAGGAATAGTAAGAACTATTGTAATGGGTTCTTCAGATGGATTAAGTAGAGGAATGAAAATTATAGACTTAAAAAACCCTATTAAAATTCCTGTAGGAAAAAAAACTTTAGGACGTATAATGAATGTATTGGGTAAACCTATAGATATGAAAGGAAAAATATTATCTAAAGAAAAGTGGTCAATACATAGAGATTCACCAAGTTTTAAGGAACAATCTCAAAATCAGGATATATTAGAAACAGGAATTAAGGTTATAGATCTAATATGTCCTTTTGCTAAAGGTGGTAAAGTAGGTTTATTCGGAGGAGCTGGTGTTGGTAAAACGGTTAATATGATGGAATTAATTCGTAATATTGCTATAGAACATTCTGGTTATTCTGTTTTTACAGGAGTAGGTGAACGTACTAGAGAAGGAAATGATTTTTATAATGAAATGAAAGAATCTAAAGTATTAGATAAAGTAGCTCTTGTGTATGGACAAATGAATGAACCACCAGGTAATAGATTAAGAGTTGCATTAACAGGATTAACTATAGCAGAAAAATTTCGTGATGATGGTAATAATGTTCTTTTATTTATAGATAATATATATAGATACACTTTAGCAGGTACTGAAGTTTCAGCATTATTAGGAAGAATACCATCAGCTGTAGGATATCAACCAACTTTAGCTGAAGAAATGGGTATTTTACAAGAAAGAATAACTTCTACGAAAATAGGTTCAATAACTTCTATACAAGCTGTTTATGTTCCAGCTGATGATTTAACTGATCCTTCTCCTGCTACTACTTTTACTCATTTAGATTCTACTATAACATTAAGTCGTAACATTGCTTCATTAGGTATATATCCTGCTGTTGATCCATTAGAATCTAGTAGTCGTCAATTAGATCCTATAATTATTGGTGAAAATCATTATAATATTGCTTGTAAAGTAAAATCAATTTTACAAAGATATCAAGAACTTAAAGATATTATAGCAATATTAGGTATAGATGAATTATCAGAAAAAGATAAAAATTTAGTTTTTAGAGCAAGAAAAATACAAAAATTTTTATCACAACCATTTTTTGTAGCAGAAGTTTTTAGTGGTATTAAAGGAAAATATGTATCTTTAAAAAATACAATTAATGGTTTTAAACAAATTATTGACGGAAATTTAGATTATATACCAGAAAATTTTTTCTATATGGTAGGTTCTATAGAAGAAGTTATTAATAATTTTAAAAATTATAAACAATAAAAATATTTTAATAATTTTATGAGATTATTTAAAAATGAAATTATATTTATTAAATGTAGTAAGTGCAAAAAAAAAAATTTTTAAAGATCATATTTATAAAATGACGATAAATGGTATTGAAGGTGAGTTAGGAATATTTTATGGTCATATGGCTCTTTTAACAACTATTAAACCTGGTAAAATTTCAATATTTAAAAATAAATCAAAAAAAAATGAATACATTTATGTTTCTGGAGGTATTTTAGAAATACAACCTAAAATTGTAACTGTTCTTGCAGATGAAGCTATTAGAGGAAATGATATAGATGAAAAATTAGTATTAGAATCTAAAAAAAGAGCTGAAAAAAATATTAGTAAATTTCCAATTGGAGATATAAATTATATTAAAAATATAGTTAAATTATCTAAAGAAATGGCTAAATTAAATATAATAAAACTAATAAAAAATAAAAGTTTATAATATTTTATTATTTACCAATACAAAATTTAGAAAATATATTTTTTAAAAGATCTTTTGTTGTAAAATTTCCTGTTATTTTACTAATTTCTTTTTGTGCTAAATTTAACTTATTAGCAATAATATCAATATAATTTCCTGTATCTAATAAATATTTACTTTGTTTTATATATTCTAATGTTTTTTTTAATATTTTAATATGACGTTTATTATTTATAAATATTGTAGATAAATCTTTATTAAAATATGAAATTTTTGTTAAATGATTAAATAATATATTTTTTCCTAAACCAGTTAAAGCAGACATTTTAATAATATTATATCCTTTTTTATTTTTTATAATGTCTGCTTTTTTTTTTTTAATATCTATTTTATTTTCTATTATAGTTATTTTATTTTTATCAATTTTATTATATACATTAAAAAATAATTCTTTTATTTTGTAATTTTTTGAAATATTACTATCAATAACTAATAATAAATGATCTGCATTATTTATTTCTTTTTTAGTTTTTTCTATACCTATTTTTTCTATAATATCATAAGATTTTCTTAAGCCAGCAGTATCTATTATTTGTATTGGTATTCCATTAATATATATATTTTTTCTTATTATATCTCTTGTTGTTCCTGGAATATTAGTTACAATAGATATATTTTTTTTTGTAATTAAATTAAATATAGTAGATTTTCCAGAATTTGGTTTTCCTAAAATAACTATTTTAATACCATGTTGTTTTAATTTACCTAATTTTGATTCATAACATATATTTTTTATAATTTTGATAATTTTATTTAATTTATTTGAAATTTTAAATATTGGAATAACTTCAGTCTCATATTCTGAAAAATTTATAATAGTTTCTATATATATTCTTGTTTTTATTATTTCTTTAATAATATTATTAATACATAATGATAAGTTACCATTTAAAGAATTTATAGAAGATTTTACTGCAAATTTTGAATTAGAATTTATTAAATCCATTATAGATTCAGCTTGTATTAAATCTATTTTATTATTTAAAAAAGCTCTATATGAAAATTCTCCAGGTTTAGCAAAACGAATATTAAATTTATTAATAATATAATTCATCAATGATATTAAAGAAATTGGGTTTCCATGACAATGTAATTCTAATATATCTTCGCCAGTAAAAGAATAAGGTTTTTTAAAAAAAATAGCTATACCTTTATCTAAAATATTATTTTTATGATCTCTAAAAATTAAATAATTTGCTATACGGGGTTTTATTATTTTATTTAAAATTTTATTTGAAATATATTCAGTTTTTTTACCAGATATTCTAATAATACCAACACCACTATTACCATATGGTGTAACTTGTGCTATAATAGTATCTAAATTATTAAAATTTTTATTTATTATATTTTTCATTTTATATTATATTTTTTTTTCTTTTTTCTACTATATTATTATATATAAAGTTTTGTTGTAATATTGTAAATATATTACTTACTATATAATATATAACTAATCCTGATGGTAACCATAAGAAAAATATTGTAAATATTATAGGTATAATATTTAATATTTTTTTTTGTTTATAATCATAAATATAAGATGATGACATTTTTTGAATTATTGATATAGTAATACCCATTAATATAGGTAATACATAATAAGGGTCTTGAGAAGATAAATCTTTAATCCAAAATATAAAAGGAGCATTATTTAATTCAGCAGAATTTGTTATCATGTAATATAAAGATAAAAAAACTGGTGTTTGAATTATTAATGGTAAAAAACTACTAAGTGGATTTATTTTTTCTCTTCTATATAAATTAATAATTTTATCTCTTAATAAATTTTTATCATAAGAAAAATTTTTATATATTAAATTAATTTCAGGTTGTAAAAAACCCATTTTTATCATATAAATATACTGAATTTTTGTAACAGGATACATAATATAACGTAATAATAATGTAATTATAATAATTGATAAACCCCAATTATTAACAATAAAATTAATAAAATTTAATAATATAAACAATGGTTTTGAAATAAACCAAAATAACCCATAATTTATTGTTAAATATAAATATGGATATTCATTTATATAATTTTTAATTTTAGGACTTAATAACAAAGTTGTTTCAAATGTTTTATAATTGTTTTTATATATTAAACATGGTTTTGTATAATATCCTAAATTAATAATTTTATTTTTTATACTATTTATATAAATTAAATTATTATAATTATGAGGTATTATTACAGTTAAAAAATATTTTTGTAATATAGCAATCCATCCATTTTCTGTAATTTCTTTTATTTTTATATTATTTTTTATTTCTTTAAAATCATATTCTTTATATTTTTCTTTTGATGTACTAAAAGCTACTATTAAATTTTTTTTATAATAATTATTATCTTTTTTTAAATTATTTTCTATGTTTATATTTTGTTTTAAATTATTAAATAATGATATTTTTACTGGTTTTTTTGAAAAATTTAAAATATTATATTTTAAATCTATTTTATATTTATTAAAATAAAATATAAAGCTTTTTTTTAAAATTAAATTATTTATATTTTTACTATATATACTTATTATTATTTTATTTTGTTTTTCTTTAAGTTTAATAAATTTAGGTAAATAATATTTATTATAATAATTTATATCTTTAAATATTTTATTATTTTTAATTAATCCATCATTAAAATTACATATAAAATCAGATTTATTTTTTATTAAAGTTAATAATTTAGATGTTTTTTTATCTTTATATTTTAATAATTTTATATTTTCAATAAAACCTTTATTAATATTTATTTTAGCAGATATTACATTTGTTTGAATTTTTATTTTATTTTTTTTTAATATATTATTATAATTTTCTAATATAAGTATTCCATTATGATTTTTATAAAAATTAGAATAAAAAGAAATACTTGATATAAAAAAATATATAAAAATGAAAATAAAAAAAAATATAAATTTATGTTTTTTTAACATAATTTTTCTCTTTTTGTTATTATATTAATATTATTTTTAAAATTATTTACATATTTAATATATTAATTTAAAAAAAATAAAATATTTAATTTATTTTATTTTTTTTTTTTTTATTTTTTTTCCATAATTTATTTAAATTATTAAATATAATATTATTAGAAAACTTAGTTATACATTTTCTTATTATAACAATATAATCTTTTTTTTTACAAATATTTTGATTTAATCTAAAACTTTCTTTTACATACCTTTTTATTTTATTTCTATCATGAGAATATTTAACATTTTTTTTTGAAATTATAATACCTAACCTAGAATAATTAAATTTATTATTTTTTGTATATAATAATATACATGATGAATAAAAAAAATATATTTTTTTAAAATTATTTTTAAAATCTTTAAATTTATTTATTTTTTGTTTTTTTTTGAATTTATACATAAATATTTTACCTAGAAGAAACTGTTAAATGAATTCTACCTTTATTTCTACGTCTTGATATTATAGCTCTACCTTTTTTAGTTGACATTCTAGAACGAAATCCATGTAAACGTATTTTTTTAATTATTGAAGGTTGAAATGTACGTTTCATAATTTAATTTTTCCTTTTATGTTAATTTATAAATAAAATGTTAAAATAATTATAAATAATTTATTTAAAAATTAAAATTTATAAATACATAATTTTAATTTTTTTTAATAATGTATATTAAAATATGAAATTTGTTATAATGCGTGAAAATTTATTAGAACCATTACAAAAAATTACTAATATATGTATAAATAAATCTAATTTGCCTATATTAAATAACATTTTAATAAAATTAAAAAAAAATATATTATTTTTAATTTCTCATAATTTAGAAATTGAAATTTCAACAAAAATAAAATTATGTAAAATAATTAAGGAAGGGGAAATAAGTGTATCTGCTAAAAAATTTTTAGAGATTTGTCGAAATTTTTCTTATAATGATATAATGGAAATTAGTTTAACAAATAATAGAATGACAATAAAAAATAATTATATTAGTTTTGTTTTATCTGTATTACCTTCAAATTTATTTCCTAATTTTGTTAATAATAAATTTTTATTAAAATTTAATTTATTAAATTTTACTTTAATAAAATTAATTGAGTCAACTCAATTTTCTATGGGTATAAAAGATGCTAGATATTATATTAATGGGATGTTAATTAAGTCTAAAAAAAATATTATGCATACAGTAACTACAGATGGATATAGAATATCTTTATGTAATTATAAAAATTTAAATAAAATACCAGATTTTTCTATAATTATTCCTAGAAAAAGCATAATAGAATTAATAAAATTATTAAAAAAAAAAAAAAATAGTATTATTAATATTAAAATTAATATTAATAGTATATCATTTAAATTTAAAAAAACATTATTTACTACAAAATTAATAAATGGTAGTTTTCCTTCATATAATACTATATTTAATAAAAAATATAATTATTTTATTGAATTTAATAATAATATATTAAAAACAGCTATTAAAAGGGTTTCTATTATTTCTAATAAAAATAATATCATTTATATGAATATAAAAAAAAACTATGCTATTATTATATCTAAAAACGAAATAGAAGAAATAGCAAAGGAAAAAATTAAAATAAATTATTTTGGTAATAATTTTAAAATAGCTTTTAATGCAAAATATATAATAGATATATTAAATTTTTTTAAATGTGGTTTTGTTAATTTTTTATTAAATGATGATATTTCTAGTATTAAAATAGAAAATA
It encodes the following:
- the atpF gene encoding F0F1 ATP synthase subunit B, giving the protein MDINSTILGQTISFIIFVLFCMKYIWPPIINKINNHQKKIINELKKIELSKKNFKIIKNKMLQKIKKTKKISDLIIKNANKKSKKIIKISKKKSMEEHNKIIKNALIKIKLEIKIAKEKLKKDFSNLVIIGIKKITEKYYYKNNHEDLLNDIIKKL
- the atpA gene encoding F0F1 ATP synthase subunit alpha; this encodes MQFNSNEISELIKKKISELKINEEKKNEGTIIAVNDGIIWINGIKDVMQGEMIELSNNLYAIALNLEQDFVGAIVMGKYINLKEGMKVKCTGKILEIPVGEQLLGRVVNTLGKEIDGKGIINSKNFSSIEKIAPGVIDREPINTPLQTGYKIIDSMIPIGRGQRELIIGDRQTGKTTLAIDTIINQYNKKVKCIYVAIGQKASTVHNLVSKLEKYGALSYTVVVVASASESASMQYLAPYAGCTIGEFFRDNGEDALIVYDDLSKQAIAYRQISLLLKRPPGREAFPGDIFYLHARLLERSARVNSNYIERITKGKIKNKTGSLTSLPIIETQSGDVSAFVPTNVISITDGQIFLETNLFNSGIRPAINPGISVSRVGSAAQTKLIKHLSSGIKNSLAQYNELAAFSQFTSDLDDKTRKKLENGQKITELLKQLPHKPMSVVKQAIILFIIDSGFIDEIKLNKINEFESNLLDYIKYNKNKINKFKEDPNKFISELKNIIKEYKKTNMVK
- the atpG gene encoding ATP synthase F1 subunit gamma, translated to MSNIKNIRNKIISIENTKKITKVMEMIATSKMLKTKINMKNSSYYIKAIKKVIEHLLLGNLEYKHNYFKKKKKNNVGFIIISSDRGLCGSLNNLLFRKTLNKIKYLKKKNINSYISIIGLKGISFFKNLNYKIVSQCDNLNIKPNLIDLIGVIKSMLNLYDKNKIETLYLSYNKFYNTMKQKPKIIKLLPINIYSDNKKKNKNRWDYIYEGDSKFLLDTLLVRYIESQIYNCVLENIVSEQSSRMIAMKSATENSNNLIMELKLLYNKIRQTNITKELSEIVSGTFIY
- the atpH gene encoding ATP synthase F1 subunit delta gives rise to the protein MNIKIIKIIRIYTKAIFEFSVENNKINYWYYMLHITSKVICNIYKNIKSLNYINLKKIYKIIEKTFIKNKLNFFYINFIKILIKNERLTLIPKIFKEFKKLRYKYYKINKIKLITINKDYKNKIKLIKNKIKIKYYNKVIFKYNLKNNMIAGIIIVINNKILDYSILNKINCIEKCLKF
- the atpE gene encoding F0F1 ATP synthase subunit C, producing MNNTNVLYLASAIMLGLSSIGASIGISILGGKFLEGAARQPDLIPTLRNQFFIIMGLVDAIPMISVGLGLYIMFAVNK
- the mnmG gene encoding tRNA uridine-5-carboxymethylaminomethyl(34) synthesis enzyme MnmG — protein: MNNLNKFDVIIIGAGHAGTEAAIASNNMKRKTLLITQNIHTIGQMSCNPSIGGIGKSHLVKEIDSLGGLMAKAIDYSGIQFKILNYSKGPAVRSTRAQADRNLYKKIIFNTLKKKKYITILESEVTKLIIKKYNIISGIETKNYLKFYSNSIILTVGTFLSGKIHIGFNKYNGGRENELPSNLLSKNLNYLPFRVSRLKTGTPPRIDKNTINFKILKKQYSDIPIPKFSFMGKLYKNLPQMPCYITNTNKNTHEIIQNSLINSPLYNGLIKGLGPRYCPSIEDKIIRFPNRDKHQIFLEPEGLFSNEIYPNGISTSLPINIQKKFINSINGLESAKITRPGYAIEYNFFDPRDLLLTLESKHIKGLFLAGQINGTTGYEEAAAQGLLAGINASLLNMNKEPWYPKKYYSYIGVLIDDLCNLGTKEPYRMFTSRAESRLYLREDNSDLRLTEIGYKLGLISKIHWKLFNQKKNYIYKINNYINNNFVFFKNINIKNRIYKKKYYIKELLKRPNFNYKKIIKYTNFYLKFFNSEILDQIEIQIKYNGYIKLKDIKIINKKNNNKYTILPKNVKYNKIKGLSVELIKKLKKYNPKLIEQIKTISGITPSAVKAILIYLKKKYKI
- the atpB gene encoding F0F1 ATP synthase subunit A, which codes for MKENKNINNYIEHHLNHLQLDLHNLKLVNYNDNIKQSFFLLNIDSILLSFIIGSIIFTTFYYIAYNINNKIPNKLQSLIEIIVDFINSNVNNIFLIKNKIIAPLSFTIFTWIFFMNLMDLIPIDWIPSLLYKISGYNTFHIVPSSDINICISMALNVFFLIIFYNIKNKGVIKFIKELSFCPFNHYIFIPINLILEIINLLSKPISLSLRLFGNMYSSELIFILISSLLPWWIQWLLNVPWSILHLIIIPLQAFIFMILTIVYLSMC